The following coding sequences lie in one Plasmodium brasilianum strain Bolivian I chromosome Unknown PB_00_16, whole genome shotgun sequence genomic window:
- a CDS encoding uncharacterized protein (Plasmodium exported protein) gives MNVFLTFTFIFMHVYFSIYGSTVTNIYKKHRYQCYYKNPRNITRVDDAKSTSIVDSNYRVLRTLSLYRSEYYEHAHIRNEMEKGSTALCDYLNDRLNIVKLIYTYKGSCQKINTLWYKCVESLWVILSNFETELEGQKKKD, from the coding sequence atgaaTGTATTTTTGACAttcacttttatatttatgcatgttTATTTTTCGATTTACGGTTCAACAGTCACGAACATTTACAAAAAGCACCGTTATCaatgttattataaaaatccCCGTAATATTACCAGAGTGGATGATGCTAAATCAACGAGTATCGTAGATTCTAATTATCGAGTTTTGAGAACTCTTTCCTTATATCGCTCAgaatattatgaacatgCTCATATTCGGAATGAAATGGAGAAGGGAAGTACTGCATTATGTGATTATTTGAATGATCGATTAAACATTGTAAAACTAATTTACACTTATAAGGGATCCTGTCAGAAAATTAATACTTTATGGTATAAATGTGTGGAATCATTATGGGTAATTTTAAGTAATTTTGAAACGGAATTAgaaggacaaaaaaaaaaagactga